A window from Festucalex cinctus isolate MCC-2025b chromosome 12, RoL_Fcin_1.0, whole genome shotgun sequence encodes these proteins:
- the LOC144032066 gene encoding DNA-binding protein inhibitor ID-3-B-like, which translates to MKAISPVRSGRNCYKAVCCISERSLAIGRTTKQQHQQHACVEVPAGDMNDCYSRLAALVPSIPRNKTVSQVEILQHVIDYIFDLQIALEAEETPRLLSIKTADLTRTFSKDEGRLCH; encoded by the exons ATGAAAGCCATCAGTCCCGTTCGCTCAGGGAGGAACTGCTACAAGGCCGTGTGCTGCATTTCGGAGCGCAGCTTGGCTATCGGCCGGACGACGAAGCAGCAACATCAGCAGCACGCGTGCGTGGAGGTGCCGGCGGGCGACATGAACGACTGCTACTCGCGGCTGGCGGCGCTGGTGCCCAGCATCCCCCGCAACAAGACGGTGAGCCAAGTGGAGATTCTGCAGCACGTCATCGACTACATCTTCGATTTACAGATCGCCCTGGAGGCCGAAGAGACCCCGAGGCTCTTGTCGATAAAG ACTGCCGACCTGACCAGGACTTTCTCCAAAGATGAAGGGCGATTGTGCCATTAG
- the LOC144031493 gene encoding transcription factor E2F2-like — protein sequence MMRLPKGVSPASGLPCSQHKMKLVAGEFFGTGLSSPPLSTVPVGYFSQICPNTAAVEQRAHSLYSTPHGPDQKPIRSTTGRLPAKRKLDLEDPVFLPEFRTPKGKGGIAASPRTPKSPGERTRYDTSLGLLTKKFVGLIAESPDGVLDLNWATEVLEVQKRRIYDITNVLEGVQLIRKKSKNNIQWLVGNVFEGGPGGGDKARVVQKELGDLERAERSLDELIRSSSAKLKQLTEHKDNQKLGYVTYQDIRSIGSFREETVIAVKAPTETKLQVPDTAAGSLQIYLKSKNGPIEVYLCPDECLEDTSSVKSSVTPEKPTATPVSLSSVKEEPVEASMSTAAAPNSSSSSSSSLLDVERLLGLPPSLLQMTEDQLPGASFPADPSEGGGSPFVSFSPHLDHSDYLWSLENGEGVSDFFNSYDLNDLL from the exons ATGATGCGCCTGCCCAAAGGCGTCTCCCCGGCGTCGGGGCTTCCGTGCAGCCAACACAAGATGAAGCTCGTGGCCGGCGAGTTCTTCGGCACCGGCTTGTCCAGTCCGCCCCTGAGCACGGTACCGGTGGGTTACTTCAGCCAGATCTGCCCCAACACCGCCGCGGTGGAACAAAGGGCACACAGCCTCTACTCGACCCCCCACGGACCCGACCAGAAGCCCATCAGGTCGACCACCGGACGCCTGCCG GCTAAAAGGAAGTTGGATCTTGAAGACCCAGTTTTCCTCCCCGAGTTCCGCACCCCAAAAGGCAAAGGCGGCATTGCGGCAAGTCCAAGAA CTCCAAAGTCGCCAGGCGAGCGAACGAGGTACGACACCTCGCTGGGCCTGCTGACCAAGAAGTTCGTGGGCCTCATTGCTGAGTCCCCCGATGGCGTCCTGGACCTGAACTGGGCCACGGAGGTCCTGGAGGTCCAAAAGAGGAGGATCTATGACATCACCAATGTCCTGGAGGGAGTCCAGCTCATCCGGAAAAAGTCAAAGAACAACATCCAGTGGCT GGTGGGAAATGTGTTCGAAGGCGGCCCCGGCGGAGGAGACAAGGCCCGAGTGGTGCAGAAAGAGCTCGGAGACCTGGAGCGAGCCGAGCGATCGCTGGACGAGCTCATCCGCTCCAGCAGCGCGAAACTCAAACAGCTCACCGAGCACAAAGACAACCAAAA GCTGGGCTACGTGACGTATCAAGACATCCGCTCCATCGGCAGCTTCCGAGAGGAGACGGTGATCGCCGTCAAAGCCCCCACCGAGACCAAGTTGCAGGTGCCCGACACGGCGGCG GGCTCATTACAGATCTATCTGAAGAGTAAGAATGGTCCCATCGAAGTGTACCTGTGTCCGGACGAGTGCTTAGAAGACACCAGTTCGGTTAAAAGCTCGGTCACACCAGAAAAGCCCACCGCAACGCCAGTGAGCCTCAGCAGCGTCAAAGAAGAGCCTGTTGAAG CGAGCATGTCCACAGCGGCTGCGCCgaactcctcttcctcatcttcctcttctCTGCTGGACGTGGAGCGTCTGCTGGGTTTGCCCCCCAGCTTGCTGCAGATGACCGAGGACCAGCTACCCGGCGCGTCCTTCCCCGCCGACCCCAGCGAAGGCGGCGGCTCCCCCTTCGTCAGCTTCTCCCCGCATCTGGACCACAGCGACTACCTGTGGAGCCTGGAGAACGGCGAGGGCGTGTCCGACTTCTTCAACTCGTACGACCTCAACGATCTTTTGTAA